The Triticum urartu cultivar G1812 chromosome 5, Tu2.1, whole genome shotgun sequence genome contains the following window.
tgctcagagttagtgcaggcttttgtcgtttgagagcaacccacctccaaagcttttgagagagaaatccttgtgaggacaaagccctaaacacccaggccaaagagtgttaggcatcactgaagtctttctgtttgcgtgatctgaagacttgttacacttgaggactgtgaatcctccaatCGCTTAGGCATcatgttctgagcatccaagagtcattgtcgatcgccagtgaacgaagtctgtgaaggtttggaagtctcccttgaagacttaccaaagtgattgggtgaggactgtgtgtccttagctcaaggggaataaggtgaagatgcggtcttttcagttgaatctcagcctccctaaccagacgtacagttgtcacagcaactggaactggtccaacaaatccttgtcctcaccaagcaactgtttctatcctttacctctctttacttactgtttgtcttcgtgaagtcattgcctgcttgcatgatctgattgacttcactgtgtgaagactgttgttgtttggcttcatactatcttccatcctgatccatactaccagctgctgatagtcttcgtgctttcactttattgcttacttgactatggcttgtctagtgtagtctaccttccgctgcatatcaataggttcatttctactgtttgtcttcaaagcccccatgttttgaagacttccataaaaatcgcctattcacccccttctagtcgataactagcactttcaagtAGGAAGTCCACGACAGCTGCCACCCGACAAAGTGCCTTTCATCGTTAATGTCAACATGGCGCTGCTACTTTTCTCATAGTGTTCATCGGCGCAGCTTGTCCAGACACGAACAATGGGCATGGAGCAGATGGGTGCCCACACGCTATTCACAGGTATGCCAAAAGCGGGAGAGCCTATGTACGACGACATGGACAGGAAGATGTTCGAGATCATCCATGAGGGAGGTGAAGGAGGAGGTTGCTATGAGGACGGTCAGGTGAATGACTAGGAGCCCACCCAGTCTGGCACCTACACATAGCCGGGCACGTAGCAGGGCTACACCTAGTCCAGCGCCTATATCCAGTTGAGCACGCAACACGACTACACCCAGTCTGACACCTACACCCAGCTGGGTGCGGACACATAGTGGCagaaggaggaggacgacgaggacGATGATCCGGATGATTTCGCTGGTGATCCAAAGAAGATGGGTAGAGGAGAAAGCTTCAATATGTAGGAGGATGAGCTGTTGTGCGATGCATGTTTGACCACTAGCCTTGATCCGATCCATGGCACGGAGCAAAAGTGCACAACTTTTTGGGCCAACATTCACACTTTGTTTCATGAACACACGCATTTGGCTCCCTACTCCGACGCAGTCATCCACAACTGTGAAATAAAGTCCCTCAACCATCGATGGTACACCAGCCAAGAGGCCTTGTCATAGTATTGCTGCCACTTGAGGCAACTCATCGCACGGTGGCCTAGTGGTGTGAAAGTCACCCAACAAGTAAGTTGTTAATATTGTACATCACTTGACGGATTTGCATTGTTTTGTTGATAATTTGTAGCTGGATATGTAtgcatgatctgattgacttcactgtgtgaagactgttgttgtttggcttcatactatcttccatctcgatccatactacctagctgctgatagtcttcatgctttcacttcattgcttacttgaccatggcttgtctagtgtagtctaccttccgctacatatcaataggttcatttctactgtttgtcttcaaagcccccgtgttttgaagactttcataaaatcgcctattcaccccccgccctctagtcgataactagcaccttcaattggtatcaaagtaaggtgctcccttgttctgtgtgattcggtttaaccacctgaagttttagctatgttgactacagggataatcaaagtctccgatgcgtgccctgtcttcgatggcactgattacccctactgcaagaataagatgcacatgcatcttgaagccattgatgtcgacctctggtatgtcgtcaagaacggcccCAAGGCCGGTGAAGGTGTCATccctgctgatgtcaagaagttcattcaactggattctactgccaagaatatcatctgtggtcatctgaccagaGGACAGTATGGTCGTGTGAGTGCTCTGAAAACTGCGAacctagtctgggactggctctccaaggtcaacgaaggtgtctcaacccagagagactTAAGGATTAGTGTtcttcacaacctcttcaaccgcttcaagagaaatgacaatgagaatgttcagctgacgTTTGATcacctcactgacatcacaaatgagcttcatgcaCTCGGCACCACTGAGGCGGTCTGGTCTTCACGGCGGCGCTCGAAGTACATCGTCCACGGTGTGTGTCTGTCGGCGGCGTACCTCGGCTCGTTCCGCTGCTCCTCCGTCAGCGACGAGCGGATGCGGGCGATCTCGACCCGCCGTGCAGCCCCTTCGGGCACCGGTGGCACCGGGACGCAGCCGGTGCTCAACTTCCACGCCCCCGGCACACGCATGTTCGGGGGAGCCGGATGGTCGGCCTTGGAGAGGAGGCGCGCCTCGTCCTCGTGGAGATGGCGccggccgaagccgttcgccgccgcggCGTCGCCGGGGTACCACTCAGCCATTGCTCGTCGGCGGAAAGAGGGAGGGGGGGGGTGCTTCTGTGGTGAGATGAGGCGAGTTGTCGTGGTTGTGGCGTTCACCGGCGGGGAGGCCAACTTTTATAGCCGAAGCGAGGCGGTGAGAGCCTGCATGTCGGGCGACGCGTGGCGGGAGTGGGCGGGACGCGCGTTGATAGCGTCTTCACTGCGCCGCCCAtgaggcatcaatggaggctgaccggcgcggcaaCGCGACATCCTTGGCATTGATTCCCGCGGGaaccgaggcgatgaggacgacgaagcggcGTCTCGCTGACTCGGCTGACCTATCCGCATTTACGTCAAAACCGCTTTTCCCGGCGCCCCCAGCGCATCGAGTTCGGTCTGGGTCCACCAACACTAGTTTCAATTCAAACCAGCCAAAAACGTGCTTCTGGAAATATGACTGCCTATTTTTTTAGACACGAACGGCAAAAAAAAGGCCTGGGCTGTTGGGGCGCGGCTGGCCTAAACCCGAGTCCTCGATCTTCCTGATCCAACGGCTCTGTAGGCCTATGTCAACCCTGCCACGCTCGCACTATTTACCTGACAATGTTGTATATTGACCTATTTGCCCTTCTCTGGTCCTTTCAGATTTCACCCACCTTTTCCACTCTCGAAGCTTCAACCTCACACTAGCCAGCCCCAGACCCCAGAGCTTCAGCTCACTCCCACTATCTTCGTCCTCCTCTCAACCACCACCAACTCCCAAATCCCGCCGCGGAGCTCACAACATCCAAGAAACCACTCGCGGGCAGCTTGCCACCCCGCGGATCCAGGCCCCGCGatggccgcctgggcggcgctcCTGGCCGTCGTCCTGGCGCTGTCGTGCGCGCGGGAGCGGCGGCTGCTGGCGGCCGACGCGGCCGTGGGGGTCAACTGGGGCACCCTGTCGTCGCACCGCGCGCcgccggcggtggtggtggaCCTCCTGCGCGCGAACCGGATCGGGAAGGTCAAGCTCTTCGACGCCGACGCCGGCGTGCTGCGCGCGCTCGCGCGCAGCGGCATCGAGGTCATGGTCGGCCTCACCAACGGCGAGCTCGCCGGCATCGCGGGGTCGCCGGCGGCCGCCGACGCCTGGGTCGCGCAGAACGTCTCGCGCTACgtcggccgcggcggcggcgtcgaCATCCGGTGAGTGAGTCCCGGCGCTTGGCTTGGCGATTTTTCTTGAGATCTCTCGCCGTGAAGCATTTTAGCATCAGTGATTATTATTATTTCGGGATTCCTGTTACTTGAGAGGGAAATGTAGAATTCATTATTTGAGGTTATTCTTTCTGTTGGAGAAATGGGGTCGTGGTATCTGTATGTAGCTCGAGTGGAAAAGGGAATCTGGTGCCGACTTGATTTAATTTGTTCGCATTTGCTCAGGAGCTGCTTAGTTCAATCGAAATGCTGATGTGTTGTTCTTGCTTTTAGCAAATATATTGCTTCAATCTGCAATTTGATGCCCGGCATTATATATTTGTTTCTACTTGTCAATGCTCAGTTCATTGTTTTCGTGGATAACTTGATAAGTAAGTCATTTCTTTCCAATAATAAGTAGGCATTCTCTTCATTTGTAATTTGTAGAGGCTTCTCTTGAAAATGTAGTACTCTCTTTTGTTCCTGAAATATTTGCTTTAGGGTACATTAACGGCAAAATCTGTTGTTTTTCTTGATTGATTATAATGTACGTTTGGACTTTAAGTCATTACTAAGGCTATACCCATAGCCTACTTGTTCCAACCCAAACGATTACTTTAGGTGCGCTGAATCACCTGCCATGAGTATTGCATATTTGATACTAATAAACATCAGCTGTAAACTATGAGTCAGTATCACAGATAAGATATTCTATATTTAAATCTATCAAAGTTTCAAAATCAGATAAGATATTCTATATTTAAAGATGAGGGTGGGTATGTTGTTGGAACTTGGAAGTACCTTTCAATACAAATGGTAACTCCATACTCAGTCAAGGTGGATTCTATATGTGTGTGGAAGGGTATACCCATATATGAGTAGTCAAAAATATGTCATGGATATCTTTTTAAGTCGCCGGGGTTGATGTGAGCCCTAGATTTAGTCTGATGACATGCTTGCTAATCGTCATTATCCTATTTGAAGACTATCCTTactttgtactccctccgtcccataatgtaggATGTTTTTTCACACTAGTATAGTGTCAAAAagcgtcttacattatgggacagagggagtacattaCATTGAAAGATTAAATGAACAAGTGCAATACCACACTGTGATCAAATTCTGCTTTAGGCTATGTAATCCCGGGAACAATTGTACTCAGCTTTCTGTTAATAATCCCTGTCTGCTGCTAGCATGGCAACATCGAAAAAATTATCAGAAATTCTACTTGAGTGCCTTCAAGTAATTTAGATTGTCCAATTATTTCTGTCATTGGATACTCTTTGTTTTTCACTGATCACGGATTTGGATTCAGAAGATTTGCTAATTTAGGTTACAATAATGTTGCGCTAAGTTATGATGGTGTCGTAGATAAAAACTTGCATGTGTGATAGTCTCTGTGTTTTAATTTGCCAAATTTCATGTACAATAGTGAATAAGATCTTTGTAGTccttccccgcaaaaaaaaagaagATCTTTGTAGTCCTGGGTGACATCATTTATCCTTTTATCCATTTATGGGCACATGACTATTCGGTTTTTTACTATTCCATACTTGTTGACTGCGTCGAGAATTAATAATTTACAAATTTGATACAGGTATATTGCTGTGGGAAATGAGCCATTTCTGACAAGCTACCAGGGTCAATTTCTGTCATACGTTATTCCAGCAATGGCAAACATTCAGCAATCACTGGTGAAGGCTAATCTTGCTAGCTACGTGAAGCTAGTAGTCCCGTGCAACGCCGACGCATATGAGGGCGCCGTTCCGTCGCAAGGAGTGTTCAGGACTGAATTGACCCAGATAATGACCCAGCTCGCCGCTTATCTCAGTTCAAATGGAGCTCCGTTCGTGGTCAATATCTACCCATTCCTCAGTCTTTACCAGAATTCCGACTTCCCAGAAGATTATGCCTTCTTTGAGGGATCAACTCATCCACTTGTAGATGGCTCCAACGTGTACTACAATGCTTTCGACGGCAATTTCGACACGTTGATTTCTGCTCTGGGTAAACTCGGCTACGGGCAACTACCCATTGCAATTGGTGAGGTGGGTTGGCCGACTCAGGGAGCACCAAGTGCAAACTTGACTGCAGCAAGGGCATTCAACCAAGGGCTCATCAACCGTATCATGAGCAACAAAGGGACTCCCCTCCGCCCTGGTGTACCCCCAGCTGATGTCTATCTTTTTGGCCTTCTTGATGAGGAGCAGAAGAGTACCCTACCTGGAAACTTTGAGCGACACTGGGGGATCTTCTCTTTTGATGGGCAGGCCAAGTACCCGTTAAACCTTGGGTTAGGCAACCCGGTGCTGAAGAATGCTAAAGAGGTGCCCTATCTTCCGTCGCGGTGGTGCGTCGCGAACCCGGCTCAGAGCCTCGACAACGCGTCAACTCACCTGAAGCTTGCTTGCGACATGGCGGATTGCACCACCCTCTACTACGGAGGGTCGTGCAACGGCATCGGGGAGAAGGGCAACGTCTCCTTTGCTTTCAACAGCTACTACCAGATGCAGAAGCAGGATGCCAAGAGCTGTGATTTTGATGGGCATGGGCTGATAACTTTCCTTGATCCATCTATGGGTGAATGCCGCTTTCTTGTTGGCATCGATGATAGCAAGAGCTCTGCGGCTGCCTCTTGTGGCAATTGCTGTGGGGTCTTCTGTGGGGTGTCGATTTTCGCTTTGTGGTTGTTCATGTACCTTAGGATGATGAGCTCTGCCTGATGGTTGAAATGATCTATTGGGGCATGATAGGCGTGCCTTTGTGAAATACTACTAGCTTGTACGCTTGACTTCTAGATGACTAGATATGAATCCTAGATTATGAGCCCTAGATTATCGTAAGATTAGCGAAGAAGACAATTTTAGTCATATATGGAGATTAATTTATTGTTTAAATTTCTATCTGCCAGTAGTAATACTTGCTGCACTAGTTTAGATTAGAGGACAAGTGGTGAGTAGTTTTGATTTGATGTAGCACCTGAATGAAGTAGTCAGTCTGAAGGAGCCAAGGGATGTTTATTGCTGGAAAGTTATAGAGACCATTACATGCTCACAGAAGAGCAGGTAAGTATGAGTACAACATCATTCCCTCTggattatttttatttttatttttacttcCGATGAACAAGCCTGGGCATCCTTTTTCAGCGTGCCGACGGCGGTGGAGCGGGCGGGCAGCAGTTGTCGCCGCAGCAGGCGTGGCCGCAGGTCCTCGTCGGATGCTCCACGATCCAGCAGCACTGGCACGCTGAAACGAAACGGAGCGCAAGGTGAAGCTCAGCcaaaaaagagaagaagccatgAAGATGATGTGAGCATGCCAACGACATGACTGTCTAACTAACCAAGGTCGAAAAGAAAAAGGAGGGAAGAGCTGAACCCTGAACTCATGACTTACGCAGTGAAGCAGTGGTGGTTGTGATGAAGAGCGCAAGCAGAAGCAGCATGAGCCAGGACGCCAGGGCAAGGAGAGTGTTCCTCCTCATGCCTCCTGTTTTGTTTGCTGTGTTCCCCTCTTGATATGCTTCACGGTTCAGAGCTTTCAGGGGAGATCTACGTGTTTGCAACGCAAGGAGATGTGGTGGTAAGTATATATGCGTCCGTGTATGGCCTGGCTCGACTTGTGATAAGATGCCGCCCAGCCGCTTTGCTTGACTTGGACCGACTGATATGCCGACTGCCGCAGTGTATATGTTGGACTTGACATCGCAGCACATGTGGACCCCGGGTCGACTAGTCATGTTGTCTAAGAGCATGTACAGTCAGGCTCCGGGCGGCTGATTCTGATGTAATATCATGACCAAACGGTCTCCTCGAACCTGCCTTAGGTCAACTTCATCGCGCGATTCGAAACGGACGTCTGTTTTGTTTGAATTCTATTCGTTTGGGTAGGGTGATGGGGTCGTGTCATCCCTTTGTCCCATTCTGTCCGTCAAGGTCAAAAATATTCATATTTTCATTAAAACTAGTTTTACAATCTAAATATTTGTCTGAAAATTATAATAGTTTTACAACCAAATCGAAATTGTCTTAATTGAACATAAAATGGATCAATACATCTATTGGTTGTCAATGTGATCCCACACGTGCGCAACCAAGTCATTTTGAAGAATCAAATGAGTGTGTCAATCACGCATCTCATGGTGGAATTGGGCAAACTGTTCAAATGTGGCCGGGTCTTGGTGCAGTGGCTTAATATTTTCACCTTGATAATCAAATCCTTGGTCGAAGATACTCTCATCACACTCGTCCTCGACGAttatgttgtgcatgatcacacaagcagtcatcacatcccaaagcttcctttcatcccatgacagtgcagggtttcgaacgataccccaccgggattgaagcacaccaaaagcacgttccacatcctttctaacactttcttgcatttgggcaaatctctttctcttcccaccttggggtttcgagattgttttcacaaaagttgaccactgaggatatataccatctgctagatagtatcccttgttgtactggtggccgttgatctcaaagttgacaggtggggactggccttctgcaagcctcgcgaagactggagaacgttgcagcacgttgatatcattgtgagaaCCTGCCATGCCGAAGAAAGAATGCCATATTCAAAGATCCTGCGATGCCACCGCTTCTAATATGACAGTGCACCCGTTGACATGCCCCTTGTACtggccctgccaagcaaatggacagttcttccactcccagtgcatacaatctatgctgccaagcatGCCTGGAAAGCCTCTAGCTGCATTGGCCGCCAACAATCTCTCTGTATCAGTGGCAGTTGGCTGCCTCAAGTACTCTGGGCCAAACACCTCGATCACAACCTGGCAAAACTTATACATTGACATCAGACATGTTATCTCACTCATATGCACATACTCATCCACCAGATCGCCTGGAATTTCATATGCAAGCATGCGGATGGCCGCGGTGCATTTCTGGTAAGAGGAGAATCCAAGCTTGCCAAGGGCATCCGTCTTGCACTCGAAGTATGGGTCATGAGCAACCACTCCCTCTCGGATACGATTGAATACATGCCTTGCCATTCGAAAACGGCGACGGAATTTATCCGTCTTGAAGAGCGGGGTGTTGGCAAAGTAATCGGCATAGAGTAGGGCGTGGCCTCTCTCCCTGTTGCGGTTCAGGTTGGGAGCACGGCCAGGGACTGGCCCCCTGTACCGAGGAAGCTGCCGTTGAATGTGGTCGTGAACGACCAGTGCAGCCACCACAAGATCTTCATCATCCGACGATGAATCATCCGATGAACAAAGGAAGTGATGGAAGAAAAACTCGTCTCCACTGTCCATACCTTTGTGGGAAAAATGCCGAACACCTTGCGGTCGTGGTGGCGAAGAGGCCGCGATGATCACCTCGACGCAGCAGGGGTGGTTGCTGGTCGGCTACTAGCCGCTCTGGAGCTCTCGTCGGAAGCTGCCGAGGCCGCCGTGGTATGTCGTCGGCGGTCGTCTCCCCTTTGCGACCGGCAAAGACGGCAACGGCCAAACCTCCGATCGACGGCCAAAACTACGGCCAAAGCACGGGcattgtcgtggttctaagtctgacagtagaatgggggggggggtaggaatgtagaggcaagatcctagctatgaaggagttgtacacgcgagttttacgagttcaggcccttctcggaggaagtaactgccctacgtctcggagcccagaggcgatcgactggattatatgtgtgtgagttacagggggtgcgaacccttgtcctagaggagaggggtggcttatatagagtgcgccaggaccccagctcccctctgttacacagggttcaatgttcataaagagAGAGCGTTACAGGTAACGTCTGTAATAAAGTGCTACAAATGATTATTAAATATACGAATAAATGCCTGACCGTTGCTGTGCAGAACGGCTTTAGGTCTTCTTGTACGTCGAGTGGTCTTTTACATGGTCGAGTGGTTGAATAGTCGAGTGACTCGAAGAAGAAGTAGTCTCCGAGTGAATGGTGGGTCGTGTGGATTGCACTCGACGCCTTTATTGGGTCCACCTTGTTTACTCTTGAACTTCTTTGCTTCTAAGACAAGGACCTTAGGTAGGAcgtataggtcaggcctattaccctaccccaggtctatgtcctcatcattagcccccgaatggattgagGCCCGAGTGAAAAGAAGGTTGAAGTTGATCTTGCCTTGACTCTTGCCTTTCTCAAGAATTCATCTCTGAATGGAGGCCAGTGTTGGAACTTTCGGCTTCGTTTCAGCCGCCTTGATCGATTCAGCAATTACCGATTGGTTTTTATAACGTCGCTTGTCGAGTGTCATCTTTGATGCGAAATCTTTGGCGTAATCAGTTGCCGAGGATCCCAGATTTTGCGGGATTCGAAATTTCGGTAGGAGCGCGCCAGACGGAACGTGCCGTGGTAAGCGGAGTGGATAGACAGGGCGTTTCGAtttccgcgccacctttttcgccacgcaTCCCGTGCGTGACTGTTTGAGAGATTTGACAGGATCGCCCGGACCCACtcgtcagccactcggaagtggGCCTTTAAAAGCGGCGAGACCGAGGCATCCGCACTGTGCGTGCccattctccttcttcttcctcttgctcCTTCACCCCATCCGGATTCTCCACTCTCGACGCCACCGCTCCgccgccatggggaaggagagaacggcggcgctggaacgcgcgaagaaggcgacggtgGCAGCGAAAAGCAGGAAGACGAATCGGGGGTCTTTATCGCGCTCGGGGCTGCCGTCGGGTTGGATCCAGGGAGATTGGATCCGATCTTCGCTTCAACAGGAGGACTTGGACGATATGGTCGAGCTAGGGCTGATCGTCCACGAGTCTGTGCggctgccggagggggaaacggAACCGCAACCGCGACCGGGTGAGTGTGTTCTGCTCgccacccatgtcgaccgcgGCTTCTCGCTTCCTCCACACCCCTTCTTTCGGggtttcttgaatttctttggggCCCAACTCCATCATTTTACTCCCAACACCATCACGTATCTTGCCGCGTTCGTATCCATGTGCGAGAATTTCCTGGggtgtcgaccgcactggggtcttttcaagcacatctttaccatCCGCTCCCAAATAGTGAAGAAAGCGAACTCGAACGACGAGAAAACCCATGttatccagatgtgtgggggtctggGTATTCAGAAGAGGAAAAGAAGTTCTTTTCCCTCGATGACTCTTCCGGAGTCGGTCAGgggttggcagtcgacctggttctactgccagtaCATCGTGACGCCaggccagtcgactggacttccccctTTCTCTTTTGATCGTGTTCAACCTCCATCTTCGTTGAAAGTGACTGCCGCGGAGAAGGCGGAGACAGACATGCTCGTCGAGAGAGTGGTTCAGTTGATCAACCAAGGTGTCACTGGCATGGATCTACTAGAGGTGTTCCTCAGTCGGcgcatccaaccactccaagctcGTGACCACTCCATGTGGATGTACTCCGGGGCTGGTGATACCGCTCGGGTTcatccggaggaggtggaggccaAAACAGTGGCCGAGTGGTTGAGGGGTATcaccgggaacaaggacaaccccaggggcaCCAGGAGAGTCAACCCTTTCAGCGACAGAAACCAACCAGACAAGGTTTGGCCATTTCAACTGAGCTTTTAGATGTGTTTTCCGACTGTTTGTCCGACTGACTTATAGTCGGCTCCTTGTCTTGTAGATTTACACGGagatgtattcaatgcccaatgGTGAACAAGCTCTGGAGCAAGACCAAGAGGGCGAGGACAGTGCGGAGGAGAGCGGCGAGTGGGAGTCACCAGccgacgatgatgaagatgagaGCGATGAGTCGGGCGAGGAGGAAGTAGCTGACTCACCGCCTCGTTCTGAACGTCGATCCAAGCAGCACCATGACCCCATGGGCAGGCGTGGTAAAGTTGTGGCATCGAGTGCTCCATCTCAAAAACGCGCTCGGTCTCCGACTCCAGAATTGGCTGAGAAGGTCACCAATCAGCCCAAGGTCAATCCTTCAAAGGCTCGGAAGACCTTGCCT
Protein-coding sequences here:
- the LOC125509028 gene encoding glucan endo-1,3-beta-glucosidase 5 — translated: MAAWAALLAVVLALSCARERRLLAADAAVGVNWGTLSSHRAPPAVVVDLLRANRIGKVKLFDADAGVLRALARSGIEVMVGLTNGELAGIAGSPAAADAWVAQNVSRYVGRGGGVDIRYIAVGNEPFLTSYQGQFLSYVIPAMANIQQSLVKANLASYVKLVVPCNADAYEGAVPSQGVFRTELTQIMTQLAAYLSSNGAPFVVNIYPFLSLYQNSDFPEDYAFFEGSTHPLVDGSNVYYNAFDGNFDTLISALGKLGYGQLPIAIGEVGWPTQGAPSANLTAARAFNQGLINRIMSNKGTPLRPGVPPADVYLFGLLDEEQKSTLPGNFERHWGIFSFDGQAKYPLNLGLGNPVLKNAKEVPYLPSRWCVANPAQSLDNASTHLKLACDMADCTTLYYGGSCNGIGEKGNVSFAFNSYYQMQKQDAKSCDFDGHGLITFLDPSMGECRFLVGIDDSKSSAAASCGNCCGVFCGVSIFALWLFMYLRMMSSA
- the LOC125509029 gene encoding uncharacterized protein LOC125509029, translated to MLLDNMTSRPGVHMCCDVKSNIYTAAVGISVGPSQAKRLGGILSQVEPGHTRTHIYLPPHLLALQTRRSPLKALNREAYQEGNTANKTGGMRRNTLLALASWLMLLLLALFITTTTASLPCQCCWIVEHPTRTCGHACCGDNCCPPAPPPSAR